Proteins from one Pagrus major chromosome 1, Pma_NU_1.0 genomic window:
- the slc24a2 gene encoding sodium/potassium/calcium exchanger 2-like → MDFMLPVRRSRDTMASSSSAPLLGPDSSCSRHRYQGARRKLRPGRILGFIISMVAVSIFCSWSALSVVTTVAKELESTNEGSAEAAVPQRTLLQYHNLSAAAEDTPVAMRSSEVEMNHGDYPTDYFSVEDRRQGYVVFHMFGMLYMFIALAIVCDEFFVPALTVITEKLEISDDVAGATFMAAGGSAPELFTSVIGVFVSHSNVGIGTIVGSAVFNILFVIGMCALFSKEVLNLTWWPLFRDVSFYIIGLLMLIYFFLDNQITLGESISLLMCYTCYVTFMKFNAKVELFIKSIIGSNQVDELETAPKVNAPDDENKLMAKPRLQREGSCASLHNSLMRNSIFQLMIHTLDPLSDEGMRRFKEKASILHKMAKHKCKEEAANANGVADKNIPNSSNVAVEVTPPMNGVAGGDEGEEEEDEDQPLSLAWPDTFRKRITYLIILPIVFPLWLTLPDVRRESSARFFPITFLGAISWIAFFSYLMVWWAHQVGETFWITEEIMGLTILAAGTSIPDLITSVIVARKGLGDMAVSSSVGSNIFDITVGLPFPWLIYNILNDFHPVQVSSNGLFCAIVLLFLMLLFVIISIAACKWRMSKFLGLLMFLLYFVFLIVSVMLEDKIIICPVTV, encoded by the exons ATGGATTTCATGCTACCCGTACGTAGGAGTCGAGACACGATGGCTTCCTCCAGCTCTGCGCCTCTTCTGGgccctgacagcagctgctccaGGCACCGCTACCAGGGAGCCAGAAGAAAGCTGCGGCCCGGACGGATTCTGGGATTCATCATCAGTATGGTGGCGGTCAGCATATTCTGCTCATGGAGTGCCTTGTCAGTGGTCACAACGGTGGCCAAGGAGCTGGAATCGACCAACGAGGGCTCAGCAGAGGCGGCAGTGCCCCAAAGAACTCTTCTACAGTACCACAACCTCTCAGCAGCAGCGGAGGACACACCGGTGGCCATGAGATCATCTGAAGTAGAGATGAATCACGGTGACTACCCAACAGACTACTTCAGCGTGGAGGACAGACGCCAGGGCTATGTGGTGTTTCATATGTTTGGCATGTTGTACATGTTCATAGCCTTAGCCATTGTCTGCGATGAGTTCTTTGTTCCTGCGCTCACTGTCATCACAGAGAAGCTGGAGATCTCTGATGATGTTGCAGGAGCCACCTTCATGGCGGCAGGTGGCTCAGCCCCAGAGCTCTTCACCTCAGTCATAGGAGTGTTCGTCTCCCACAGTAACGTCGGTATCGGTACCATCGTGGGCTCTGCTGTATTCAACATCCTGTTTGTGATCGGGATGTGCGCCCTGTTCTCCAAAGAGGTGCTGAACCTCACCTGGTGGCCTCTGTTCAGAGACGTCTCGTTCTATATCATTGGCTTGCTCATGCTCATCTATTTCTTTCTGGATAACCAAATCACGTTGGGGGAAAGTATCAGCCTGCTGATGTGCTACACCTGCTATGTCACATTCATGAAGTTCAATGCCAAAGTAGAACTTTTCATAAAGAGCATCATTGGCAGCAACCAGGTGGACGAGCTGGAGACTGCACCAAAG GTAAATGCACCAGATGATGAGAACAAGCTGATG GCCAAACCCAGGCTGCAGAGGGAAGGCAGCTGTGCCTCTCTACACAACTCACTGATGAGAAACAGCATCTTCCAGCTCATGATCCACACCCTGGACCCCCTCAGTGATGAAGGCatga GACGTTTCAAAGAGAAGGCGTCAATCCTTCACAAAATGGCCAAGCACAAGTGTAAAGAGGAGGCTGCAAATGCCAACGGCGTAG CTGATAAAAACATCCCCAACAGTTCAAATGTTGCCGTGGAAGTCACGCCACCCATGAACGGTGTTGCGGGAGGAGATGAG ggagaggaagaggaggatgaagaccAGCCTCTGAGCCTTGCCTGGCCCGACACCTTCCGGAAACGGATCACCTACCTCATCATCCTGCCCATCGTCTTCCCACTGTGGCTCACGCTGCCTGACGTCAGGAGAGAG TCTTCAGCAAGGTTCTTCCCCATCACTTTCCTCGGCGCCATTTCTTGGATTGCTTTCTTCTCCTACCTGATGGTGTGGTGGGCTCACCAg GTTGGAGAAACCTTCTGGATCACAGAAGAGATAATGGGTCTGACCATATTAGCAGCTGGCACTTCAATCCCTGACCTCATCACCAGTGTGATTGTGGCACGAAAAGGTCTCGGTGACATGGCCGTGTCCAGCTCTGTGGGCTCCAACATCTTTGATATCACTGTGGG TCTGCCCTTCCCCTGGCTCATCTACAATATCCTCAACGACTTCCATCCGGTACAGGTGAGCAGCAACGGCCTGTTCTGCGCCATCGTCCTGCTCTTCCTCATGCTCCTCTTCGTCATCATATCCATTGCGGCTTGCAAGTGGAGAATGAGCAAGTTCCTGGGCTTGCTCATGTTCCTGCTCTACTTCGTCTTCCTCATCGTCAGTGTCATGCTGGAGGACAAAATCATC